The genomic window TGAATTTCTTCCTCGACGAGCACACCAAGCACAACGGGTTCACGGAAATCTCGCCTCCCTTCGTGGTCAACCAGGCTTCCATGATCGGCACCGGCCAATTGCCCAAGTTCGCCGAGGACATGTACACCATCGGCGAGGACGGCCTGTACCTGGTGCCGACCGCCGAGGTGCCGGTGACCAATATGCACGCCAACGAGATGCTGGAGCTGGCCCAATTGCCCATCTCCTACGCGGCCTATACGGCCTGCTTCCGGCGCGAGGCCGGTTCGTGGGGCAAGGAAACGCGCGGCTTCCAACGCCTGCACCAGTTCGACAAGGTGGAGATGGTGATGTTCTCCGATCCGGCCAAGTCGTACGAAGCGCATGAAAAGCTCGTCGGTTATTCCGAGGCCTTGCTCAAGAAGCTGGGCCTGCATTACCGCGTGCTGGAGCTATGCACGGGCGATATGGGTTTCGGCGCCGCGAAGTGCTACGATCTGGAAGTGTTCGCCCCCGCCGAAGAACGCTGGCTGGAAGTCTCGTCGGTTTCCAACTACGAGGACTTCCAGGCCCGCCGCGCCAACATCCGGACCAAGATCGAGGGAAAGCCGCATTTCGTGCATACCTTGAACGGATCGGGCCTGGCGACCCCGCGCGTCCTGGTGGCCTTGCTGGAACGGAACCAAACGCCCGAGGGCGGTTTCAGGATCCCGGAATGCCTCGTTCCCTATATGGACGGTTTGACCGAAATCAAGCCCAAGAAGAAGGGTTAAGGGTACAGGGTAAAGGGTTCAGGGTTATGATGCGGCGATCGCATTCCCCTTTACCCTGTACCCTTAACCCTGTACCCTAATCGAGAGTCAACTACAGGGGATCGTTTGGCACCAGAGATAAAGTTTCCCACCCGCTTCCTCCGCCTTTTGCCGCCTTTGGGGAAGCTGCGCGGTTGGGTCACCTCGCTGTCGCTGGCCA from Fibrobacterota bacterium includes these protein-coding regions:
- the serS gene encoding serine--tRNA ligase, producing the protein MLDPRLYREDVDTIRKGLERRGAKVDLDAMVNIDIEKRKSNLRLDQLKAERNAATEQIAQMKRAGQDAKDAIEKTRTLGDALKAEQERFDDLDSRFRALALLVPNLPHPSVPDGKSSADNVVRREWGPKYAGPKPKHHLDFGKELGLFDFERGAKITGSGFPIYVGLGARLERAMLNFFLDEHTKHNGFTEISPPFVVNQASMIGTGQLPKFAEDMYTIGEDGLYLVPTAEVPVTNMHANEMLELAQLPISYAAYTACFRREAGSWGKETRGFQRLHQFDKVEMVMFSDPAKSYEAHEKLVGYSEALLKKLGLHYRVLELCTGDMGFGAAKCYDLEVFAPAEERWLEVSSVSNYEDFQARRANIRTKIEGKPHFVHTLNGSGLATPRVLVALLERNQTPEGGFRIPECLVPYMDGLTEIKPKKKG